The genomic region ATTAAATGGTgcattatttcaataaattataattacagggattatttaagtaattagcgttaaagaaaaaagttgtcataacctaaaacttttttattaatttataaaaacactttaattGTTGCATAACTTCTACATACttgtaaaattgttgtttataattgttaaaatgACACATATAACAGAAACTATCAAAgaagttattaataatattattgcaAATGAAAGTGCAACACCAATAATAACCGTTGAGGCTGGTTCAAGCGTTGGAGATGGATTTCTTGGGGTAACAGCATTGGTGAAGGTTGAATTAAACAAAGAAATGTCacattatttcataaaaatggCTGCAACAGATCCGCAACTACGCAAAGTGACCTTACAAAGAGatatatttgaaaaagaaatttatttctacTCAAAACTATACCCTATACTCaataaattatgtttgaaATACATAAAACAGACTTTCGATGTGGTTCCAAAGCCAAGCTTCACACAATTAGATGATTTAAAAGAGTGTATTGTGATGGAAAATTTAACAACAGAGAATTATCgagttttaaaagataaagacACCTTAAACAAAGAACATttaatgatgattttgaagaaatatgCTCTTTTACATGCTtgtggttttattttaaagcaagAACATGGtgggatttttaatgaattacttgattcgaaaaataatttgatggGGCAACTTAACACAACTCTTGGGTTTGATACATTATTAGTAAATCCAAGCttagatcttttaaaaaaacattgtaCATTAGAAAATGATGaggaaattttatcaaatatagAGAGGATTCGAGATAAATCTAAAAACTTTGTCAATGTAATCGAAAATATTGATGAATATAACACTTTACTTCACATAGATTGTTGGAGAAATAAcataatgtttaaatatatggtaaaaatcattctttaatatgaaaattcattaatttaagttgtcatttaattttagggaaataaattagaaaatattaaaataatagatTTCCAAACATGGTCAATAAACTCCCCCATCTTCGATATTTCCATTTTAATTTACACAACATCTGCATCTCAAGAAAATCTTGACAACATTGATGAATATCTTAATTACTACCACATTTGTTTAAActattatttaagtaaaatGGGAGGAAACGTGAAAGAGTTGTACCCTAGTCACGTTTTATTTGAACAATGGAAAAAGTACGCTTATTACGGTTTATTTTACGGAATTATTTGTTTAAGAGGTCTATTTGCGGGCCCCGATTCAACACCCAACATCCTACAACATATTCGAGATGGTAAACCACTCAatcagatattttattttgaaattgaaaacgaaaaagaatattgtgatagaattaaaattatgattaagcattttattaagaataaatattaatgatttatcaacaaaaacgTTTTGACAAACACCTTTTTGACAGTTAAGTAGCGCCATCTCTATGTgacaaatgaaaatttaact from Onthophagus taurus isolate NC chromosome 5, IU_Otau_3.0, whole genome shotgun sequence harbors:
- the LOC111418371 gene encoding uncharacterized protein: MTHITETIKEVINNIIANESATPIITVEAGSSVGDGFLGVTALVKVELNKEMSHYFIKMAATDPQLRKVTLQRDIFEKEIYFYSKLYPILNKLCLKYIKQTFDVVPKPSFTQLDDLKECIVMENLTTENYRVLKDKDTLNKEHLMMILKKYALLHACGFILKQEHGGIFNELLDSKNNLMGQLNTTLGFDTLLVNPSLDLLKKHCTLENDEEILSNIERIRDKSKNFVNVIENIDEYNTLLHIDCWRNNIMFKYMGNKLENIKIIDFQTWSINSPIFDISILIYTTSASQENLDNIDEYLNYYHICLNYYLSKMGGNVKELYPSHVLFEQWKKYAYYGLFYGIICLRGLFAGPDSTPNILQHIRDGKPLNQIFYFEIENEKEYCDRIKIMIKHFIKNKY